Proteins encoded within one genomic window of Rhododendron vialii isolate Sample 1 chromosome 1a, ASM3025357v1:
- the LOC131336689 gene encoding transcription factor bHLH10-like, producing the protein MYQENAMRLPENGFSQTVPNFTPTFSSIEELSFHQNPQQEASAGMEIEELLHRMGFERNTPLTQEMVPESNLFHLPNSSFSYPDQAQNSPSFLPTLGFLGNVASDTHSALDSNSANFDPRFHLNLPPPLPPLSRGLMFESPMPNGGYNMNTGSLFGGVVDEIEGSCGGYGYDNGVFEFNGGDRSCGGRKSNGKGSNRQLNTEKQRRGQLSDKYEVLRNLVPNPTKADRASVVGDAIGYIKELLRTVNELKMLVERKRCSIERIKRHKTESDGPDHQDQSSYNGLRSSWLQRKFKDSEIDVRIVDDEVTIKFAHPQKKINCLLPVSKALDELQLDIQHVGGGLVVDNYCFLFNSKICEGSSIYASAIANKIIEVVDKQYPTIPTN; encoded by the exons ATGTATCAAGAGAATGCTATGCGACTACCAGAAAATGGGTTTTCGCAAACAGTCCCCAATTTCACCCCCACCTTTTCCTCTATAGAAGAACTCTCCTTCCATCAAAATCCCCAACAAGAAGCATCCGCTGGCATGGAAATAGAGGAGCTTCTGCACCGTATGGGTTTTGAGAGAAACACCCCTTTGACACAAGAAATGGTCCCTGAATCTAACCTTTTTCACTTACCCAATTCGTCGTTTTCGTATCCGGACCAAGCCCAAAACTCCCCGAGCTTTCTACCCACGTTAGGATTTCTAGGGAACGTTGCGTCCGATACTCACAGTGCGTTGGATTCAAATTCTGCTAATTTTGACCCACGATTTCATTTGAACCTTCCACCACCACTGCCTCCTCTGTCTAGGGGATTAATGTTCGAGTCTCCAATGCCCAATGGGGGCTACAATATGAATACTGGTTCTTTGTTTGGTGGAGTGGTGGATGAGATAGAAGGAAGTTGTGGTGGGTATGGATATGATAATGGAGTTTTTGAGTTCAATGGTGGGGATAGGAGTTGCGGGGGCAGGAAGAGTAATGGGAAGGGCAGCAATCGACAGTTGAATACTGAGAAGCAAAGGAGAGGGCAGTTGTCTGATAAGTACgaagttttgagaaatttggtTCCCAACCCCACTAAG GCTGATAGAGCATCAGTGGTGGGAGATGCCATTGGGTACATCAAAGAGCTTCTCAGAACTGTCAATGAGCTAAAAATGCTGGTAGAGAGGAAGAGATGCAGCATAGAGAGGATCAAAAGGCACAAGACAGAAAGTGATGGTCCAGATCATCAAGACCAGTCTTCCTACAATGGATTGAGGAGCTCATGGCTTCAGAGAAAGTTCAAAGACTCTGAGATCGATGTCCGGATTGTTGATGATGAAGTAACCATTAAATTCGCCCATCCGCAAAAGAAAATCAACTGCTTGTTGCCTGTTTCAAAAGCCCTTGATGAGCTTCAACTGGATATCCAACATGTTGGTGGTGGCCTTGTCGTTGATAACTATTGTTTCCTCTTCAATAGTAAG ATATGTGAAGGTTCTTCTATCTATGCTAGTGCTATAGCAAACAAAATAATAGAGGTTGTGGACAAACAGTACCCAACAATTCCAACCAACTAG